In the genome of Methanoculleus sp. SDB, the window AATTCGTTCGTGGTGATATACCCGTTCGCATCGGCGAACCTGACCCTGTACGTGCCGCTTTCCGTTATCGTGACCTGCCGGGAAAAGGCTCCGGTGCTGTCGGTTTCGATATACGTCGGCCCGAAGATGATGCTTCCCGAGGGTGCGGTAACCGTGACCTGCACGCCGCGGTTCCCGAGGAGGCTGCCTTTGCCGGTGATGTCAAGCATGCCGTCAAAGTTCTGCACTCCCGGTGAGGTGATCACCAGTTCGGTCGAACGGTCGATGATCTGGATTGTCTTCGGTTTCGCAACCGTTGCCTCGGAGGCCGATCCGAAGGGATACGCCTTGTTATCGGCGATCTGCAGGTTGTATTCTCCCGCCAGCAGGCCGGTTGTCTCGAAGGTCACCGACCATGCGCCGCCCTCCTGGATGGTAAAGTTCTGCTGGGAGATCTGGCGGACGGACGGCCTGCTCTTGTAGAAGATCATCTGAAAGCTTACTCCCGGAGGGATATTGCTGGTTCCGGTGATGACGAGCGGCTCTCCGACGGGCAGCTCCGTTTCGCAGTCGCAGTTGATCAGGTACGCAGACGCGGTCCCGACCAGTACGAGGCTGAGAAGAATCACACCACAGGCGATCGTTTTCATAGTCAGTGATACAATACTATAACGGTTAATGATATCTGTGGAACTGGAAAAACCGCTTGCGTGCTGGAAAGGGAAAGACGCTGTCGACGGGTCCGTCGTCACGACGCTGACCGTCATCTTCAGGACCGGAGGGTGCGCGTGGAACCGCTGCCGCATGTGCGGTTACCGGCATGAACGCTACCACAACCTCCCGGCCGATGCCCTCGCCGAACGGATTATCCGGCAGGTTGCATGGGTGAAGGCGCATTTCCGTGACGACGAATACCAGATGCTGAAAATTTTCACCTCGGGGAGTTTTTTCGACCCGGAGGAGGTTCCCCCGCCCGTGCGGGATGCGATCGCGGCAGCGTTCCGGGGAAAACTCGTCGTTGCGGAGACACGGCCGGAATACGTTACCCCCGATGCCGTCACGGAGTTTATCGCGGGCATCGACACCGGCGAGCGGGCTGTGCCGCTGTATATTGCCATGGGCCTTGAGACGACGGATGACGGCATCCGGGAAAAGTCCATTGACAAGGGATTTACTTTTGCCGATTTCACCGATGCGGCGGACCGTGCCCGGGCGGGCGGGGCGGGTGTCAAGACCTACCTGATGATGAAACCGCCGTTTCTCACGGAGCAGGAAGCGATTGACGATATGAACCGGTCGATTCGTGAGGCCGCCCCCCTGTCGGATATGATCTCGATGAACCTCTGCACGGTGCAGTCCCGCACCGAAGTGGAACGCTACTGGAAGCAGGGCGCGTACCGTCCCCCGTACCTCTGGAGTGCGCTTGCCGTCCTTGCGGATGCCGCCACCCA includes:
- a CDS encoding radical SAM protein, whose product is MISVELEKPLACWKGKDAVDGSVVTTLTVIFRTGGCAWNRCRMCGYRHERYHNLPADALAERIIRQVAWVKAHFRDDEYQMLKIFTSGSFFDPEEVPPPVRDAIAAAFRGKLVVAETRPEYVTPDAVTEFIAGIDTGERAVPLYIAMGLETTDDGIREKSIDKGFTFADFTDAADRARAGGAGVKTYLMMKPPFLTEQEAIDDMNRSIREAAPLSDMISMNLCTVQSRTEVERYWKQGAYRPPYLWSALAVLADAATHVLCDPVGGGSVRGPHNCGACDHDIIRAITDYSLTADRSLLRAVAETECACKKEWEFVCSREKPYCMPLTR